The following are encoded together in the Vibrio zhugei genome:
- the corC gene encoding CNNM family magnesium/cobalt transport protein CorC (CorC(YbeX) belongs to the Cyclin M Mg2+ Exporter (CNNM) family, and was characterized as belonging to a set of three proteins, at least one of which must be present for CorA to function.) yields the protein MNEDNSQSSEGPSRKSFFERLGQFFQGDPKDRQELVDVIRDSEINDLIDHDTRGMLEGVMQISDMRVRDIMIPRSQMVTIERHEILDNIVALITDAQHSRYPVISEDKDHVEGLLLAKDLLKYLGSSCSPFNIEEVLRPAVVVPESKRVDRLLKEFQEERYHMAIVVDEFGGVSGLVTIEDVLEEIVGDIEDEFDEEEQQDIRKLSKHTYAINALTTIEDFNEAFAANFNDDEVDTVGGLVTTAFGHLPNRGEVVEIEHYNFKVTSADNRRVIQIHVTIPDSSPQPESTEE from the coding sequence ATGAACGAAGATAACTCGCAAAGTTCTGAAGGTCCGAGTAGAAAGTCCTTCTTTGAGCGTTTAGGCCAATTTTTTCAGGGTGACCCGAAAGATCGGCAAGAACTGGTCGATGTCATTCGAGATTCCGAAATTAATGATCTGATTGATCATGATACGCGTGGAATGCTTGAAGGCGTTATGCAAATTTCTGATATGCGTGTGCGGGACATTATGATTCCTCGCTCCCAGATGGTGACCATTGAGCGTCATGAAATTCTGGATAACATTGTTGCGTTGATTACCGACGCACAACACTCACGCTACCCAGTCATTAGCGAAGACAAAGATCATGTCGAAGGCCTACTGCTCGCGAAGGACTTACTCAAGTACTTAGGATCTAGCTGCTCACCATTTAACATCGAAGAAGTCTTACGCCCGGCCGTCGTTGTGCCAGAAAGTAAAAGGGTTGATCGCCTCTTAAAGGAATTCCAAGAGGAACGTTATCACATGGCCATTGTCGTAGATGAGTTTGGTGGCGTATCTGGCTTGGTGACCATTGAAGATGTATTGGAAGAAATTGTTGGCGACATTGAAGATGAATTCGATGAAGAAGAACAACAAGACATCCGCAAGCTCAGCAAGCATACCTACGCTATCAATGCATTAACGACCATTGAAGATTTTAATGAAGCGTTTGCTGCCAACTTCAATGATGACGAAGTCGATACCGTTGGTGGGCTAGTTACTACCGCCTTTGGTCATTTACCTAATCGAGGAGAAGTGGTTGAAATCGAGCACTATAATTTTAAAGTGACCTCGGCTGACAACCGCCGCGTGATACAGATTCATGTCACCATCCCCGATAGTTCACCGCAACCGGAATCGACCGAAGAGTAA